In the genome of Criblamydia sequanensis CRIB-18, one region contains:
- a CDS encoding NADH-quinone oxidoreductase subunit N: MITKNDILALSPLLILLGFGLLLLLLECFYSKETKKYGFLVASLAFILALFFSMTPEKPLGEFLSPWIKSDRLGHLFTLLFLSIGFFVTLISASFFSENETDCDVTQGEYYFLLLSAIAGLILISISADFLTLFLGFETFSLALYVLTAYIKKWKVSHEASFKYFIMGAFASGILLYGIAFVYGGIGNTAFDGMEKALDTITVASNKTLFLTGLIFITVGLCFKAAIVPFHAWAPDVYEGASIPVTAFMAVGAKAGAFAAFARIFLSSLPNLDERFNQMLVYLAIATLIYASFVMLRQFQFRRFFAYSGISHAAFLLIPIAASDSDSLLTLLFYLVVYSLATIGVFGVAAMIQKKGEGFNLNNLKGLFHRSPFLASLLAICLLTLAGIPPTAGFFAKFFVFKEAFQKGYYIFVTVGLLTSILSAYYYLKIMSTLFTRSFEEGTSLKVSLPSTLASLLSFVLIVIISLFPITLISLVR; the protein is encoded by the coding sequence ATGATTACAAAAAACGATATTTTAGCATTGAGCCCCTTACTAATCCTTCTTGGATTTGGATTGCTGCTTTTATTGCTCGAATGCTTTTATAGTAAAGAAACCAAAAAATATGGGTTCTTAGTCGCAAGCTTAGCCTTTATTTTAGCTCTTTTTTTCTCTATGACTCCGGAGAAACCGTTAGGGGAGTTTTTATCCCCATGGATTAAGAGCGATCGTTTGGGGCATTTATTTACCCTTCTTTTTCTTAGCATCGGTTTTTTTGTGACCCTTATTTCTGCAAGCTTTTTTAGTGAAAATGAAACTGACTGCGATGTGACGCAAGGAGAGTATTATTTTTTATTATTATCGGCCATAGCAGGTCTTATTTTAATTTCAATATCGGCAGATTTTCTAACCTTGTTTCTTGGCTTTGAAACTTTTTCTTTAGCTCTCTATGTTTTGACAGCCTATATCAAAAAGTGGAAAGTGTCGCATGAGGCTTCTTTTAAGTATTTTATAATGGGGGCTTTTGCTTCAGGTATTCTGCTATATGGAATAGCTTTTGTTTATGGAGGGATTGGAAATACGGCTTTTGATGGGATGGAAAAGGCTTTAGATACAATTACTGTAGCGTCTAATAAAACGCTTTTCCTTACAGGCCTCATTTTTATAACGGTCGGGCTTTGCTTTAAAGCTGCCATTGTTCCTTTTCATGCTTGGGCCCCTGATGTTTATGAGGGGGCTTCCATACCTGTGACAGCCTTTATGGCAGTGGGTGCTAAAGCGGGCGCTTTCGCAGCTTTTGCACGTATTTTTTTATCAAGCCTTCCAAACCTAGATGAACGCTTTAATCAAATGCTCGTTTACTTAGCGATAGCAACCCTTATCTATGCTAGCTTTGTGATGTTAAGACAGTTTCAATTTAGACGTTTTTTTGCCTATTCCGGGATTTCGCATGCTGCTTTTCTCTTAATCCCAATAGCTGCAAGTGATTCGGATTCGTTGCTTACTCTTCTATTTTACCTTGTGGTGTATAGCTTAGCGACTATTGGCGTATTTGGGGTTGCCGCCATGATTCAAAAAAAGGGGGAGGGTTTTAATTTAAACAACTTAAAAGGGCTTTTCCACCGTTCTCCTTTTCTTGCAAGCCTTCTTGCCATTTGTTTATTAACGTTAGCAGGTATACCCCCGACTGCGGGGTTCTTTGCGAAATTTTTTGTGTTTAAGGAAGCTTTTCAGAAGGGGTATTATATTTTTGTAACGGTCGGTCTACTAACCTCTATTTTATCAGCTTACTACTACTTAAAAATCATGAGCACGCTTTTTACAAGATCCTTTGAGGAGGGAACTTCGTTAAAAGTCTCCTTGCCTTCAACTTTGGCAAGCCTGCTTTCCTTTGTGCTGATTGTGATTATTTCCCTTTTCCCAATCACTTTAATTTCTTTGGTAAGATAA
- a CDS encoding pentapeptide repeat-containing protein produces the protein MEKNDFIFENQDLSDKSFSHLLEGAFINCKFGINSFLNARLQDVVFKKCVFDEISFKNCRLQNITFENCSFRNVNFSLIDPSFFSIKIFNSSLIYCNFSDLVMKKSSFRSSCLKECFFTNTKLSESDFRGADLNGTLFHNSDLSKSDFTGALNYSIDFKTNNIKKCVFSHPEVLKLLTFLDIIIK, from the coding sequence ATGGAAAAAAATGATTTTATTTTTGAAAATCAGGATCTAAGCGATAAAAGTTTTTCTCATTTACTTGAAGGGGCTTTTATCAATTGCAAATTTGGAATAAACTCTTTTCTAAATGCTCGCTTGCAAGATGTGGTTTTTAAAAAATGCGTCTTCGATGAAATTTCTTTTAAAAATTGCAGACTGCAAAATATTACTTTTGAGAACTGCTCTTTTCGGAATGTTAATTTTTCACTTATCGATCCTTCCTTTTTCTCGATTAAAATCTTCAACTCCTCCCTCATTTATTGCAATTTTTCTGATTTAGTGATGAAAAAATCCTCTTTTCGAAGCTCTTGCCTTAAAGAGTGCTTTTTTACCAATACAAAACTTTCCGAATCCGATTTTCGGGGCGCAGATTTAAATGGAACTCTCTTCCATAATTCTGATTTATCAAAATCGGACTTTACAGGGGCTTTAAACTACAGTATTGATTTTAAGACTAATAATATAAAAAAATGTGTCTTTTCTCATCCGGAAGTGTTAAAATTATTAACATTTCTAGATATAATAATTAAATAA
- a CDS encoding glycosyltransferase family 10 domain-containing protein: MFRIIPWWQTFSEDTSFFVDPVAWPPVALPLRNNLEKLGHEITTLHSLEELEKTDYLITFHFPYLESSKGILTLAEKKNVLYLWETPIYTPEAFKKKAHRSFSKIFTWDDSLVDNKRYFKFFYPSLKTPMRKDLKPFKDRKFCTLVATYRTSERKKELHTMRNRLVSYFEKFFPDKFDLYGRFWPSGPNGYKTFKGQAGDKFELLNNYKFYICYENSVFDGYITEKIFDCFYSGCIPIYYGAPDISDYIPEGCYIDKRKFPSEESLVKFLNNMEEETYLEYLKNIKNYLNSEKSHLFSVNYFMHQLLSTLLPKYNKDLIFTKEEQTLNEKTDRLSKKLTAAKHGKK, from the coding sequence ATGTTCCGAATCATCCCCTGGTGGCAGACTTTTTCTGAAGATACGAGTTTTTTTGTGGACCCGGTTGCTTGGCCGCCTGTCGCTTTGCCTCTTAGAAATAACCTTGAAAAACTCGGACACGAAATTACAACCCTTCATTCTCTTGAAGAGCTTGAAAAAACCGACTATTTAATCACCTTTCATTTTCCTTATCTCGAGAGTTCCAAAGGAATTCTCACGCTGGCCGAGAAAAAGAATGTGCTTTACCTATGGGAAACCCCTATTTACACCCCTGAGGCCTTTAAAAAGAAAGCTCATCGCAGCTTTTCAAAGATTTTCACTTGGGATGATTCTTTAGTCGACAATAAACGCTATTTTAAATTTTTCTATCCCTCTTTAAAAACCCCCATGAGAAAAGACCTTAAGCCTTTTAAAGACAGGAAGTTCTGTACCCTTGTTGCCACTTATAGAACCTCGGAACGTAAAAAAGAATTGCACACCATGAGAAATCGTCTTGTGAGTTACTTTGAAAAATTTTTCCCTGATAAATTTGATTTATACGGCAGGTTCTGGCCTTCAGGACCGAACGGCTATAAAACCTTTAAAGGCCAGGCTGGTGATAAGTTTGAACTATTGAATAACTATAAATTTTATATTTGCTACGAAAATAGTGTCTTTGACGGTTATATTACAGAGAAAATCTTTGATTGTTTCTATTCCGGATGCATCCCCATTTATTATGGGGCTCCGGACATTTCAGACTATATTCCGGAAGGGTGCTACATTGATAAAAGGAAGTTCCCGTCTGAGGAAAGCCTTGTAAAATTCCTTAATAACATGGAAGAAGAAACCTATTTAGAGTATCTTAAAAACATAAAAAATTATTTAAATTCGGAAAAAAGCCACCTTTTTTCAGTAAATTACTTTATGCATCAACTTCTTTCAACTCTCCTGCCTAAGTACAATAAGGACCTTATTTTCACAAAAGAGGAACAAACCTTAAATGAGAAGACAGACCGCTTATCTAAAAAATTAACCGCAGCGAAACATGGAAAAAAATGA
- a CDS encoding carbon-nitrogen hydrolase produces MSKNVKVGLIQLSCSDNPSLNFENALVKVKEAAKKGANIICLPELFRSLYFCDVEDYEQFKLGEEIPGPSTNKLSELAKELGVVIIASLFEKRANGLYHNTAAVLDADGTYLGKYRKMHIPDDPGYYEKFYFTPGDLGYKVFDTRFGKLGILVCWDQWYPEAARITALKGAEILFYPTAIGWAKTQDEKTNNSQYQAWQTIQRSHAIANGVHVVSTNRVGFEKDMNFWGGSFVSDPFGNLLCQAKHDKEEILIQEIDAGATEFYRTHWPFLRDRRIETYQPITKRFIDD; encoded by the coding sequence GTGAGTAAAAACGTCAAAGTGGGTTTGATTCAATTATCCTGTTCCGATAACCCTTCTCTCAATTTTGAAAATGCTCTTGTCAAAGTTAAAGAAGCTGCAAAAAAAGGAGCGAACATTATTTGTTTGCCTGAACTTTTTAGAAGCCTCTATTTCTGTGATGTCGAAGATTATGAACAATTTAAGCTGGGTGAAGAAATACCCGGGCCATCCACAAATAAATTAAGCGAGCTTGCTAAAGAACTTGGCGTTGTGATTATCGCATCCCTTTTTGAAAAAAGAGCAAATGGACTCTACCATAACACTGCAGCCGTTCTTGACGCAGACGGAACTTATCTTGGCAAGTATAGAAAGATGCATATCCCCGATGATCCGGGCTACTATGAAAAATTTTATTTTACCCCGGGCGATTTGGGATACAAAGTTTTTGATACGCGCTTTGGCAAATTAGGAATTTTAGTATGCTGGGATCAGTGGTATCCTGAAGCTGCTAGAATCACCGCCTTAAAAGGGGCTGAAATATTATTCTATCCGACAGCCATAGGCTGGGCCAAGACTCAAGATGAGAAAACAAATAATTCCCAATATCAAGCTTGGCAAACCATTCAGCGCTCGCATGCTATTGCAAATGGGGTTCATGTCGTTTCAACAAACCGTGTCGGCTTTGAAAAAGACATGAATTTTTGGGGAGGCTCTTTCGTATCCGATCCTTTTGGCAACCTTCTTTGCCAAGCAAAGCATGATAAAGAAGAGATTCTCATTCAAGAAATCGACGCCGGCGCTACAGAATTCTACCGCACCCACTGGCCTTTTTTAAGAGACCGAAGAATAGAAACTTATCAACCTATCACGAAACGGTTTATTGATGACTAA
- a CDS encoding agmatine deiminase family protein, protein MTKPPIPKKVDLRKTPKEQGYFFPAEWHPHEATWLSWPHKEASWPGKIHSIYPVYSEFIRLLTLGENVCINVNDEAMKRFAIKCLEKASVELSKVKFFIHPTNDAWARDHGPSFLLNKDPKMPKVIVDWGYNAWGGKYPPYDLDDEIPSLIANALNLPCYRVPLVMEGGSVEFNGAGTLLTTKACLLNPNRNPEFSQEEIENALRSYYGVEQILWLEEGIEGDDTDGHIDDLTRFINEDTVVTVIEKDKSHPDYEILKQNAKALNKMKLLNDKPLNVIEIPMPLPFIYEDQHLPCSYANFYIGNRTVIVPIFEDPHDEKALEILSGCFKDREVVGLNSRDIIWGLGSFHCLSQQEPKA, encoded by the coding sequence ATGACTAAGCCTCCGATTCCTAAAAAAGTTGATTTGAGAAAGACCCCGAAAGAACAGGGCTATTTTTTTCCGGCTGAATGGCACCCTCATGAAGCGACTTGGCTTTCATGGCCCCATAAAGAAGCTTCCTGGCCTGGTAAAATTCATTCGATTTACCCTGTCTATTCTGAATTTATCCGCTTGCTGACTTTGGGCGAAAATGTCTGCATCAACGTCAATGATGAAGCGATGAAGCGTTTTGCAATAAAATGCCTTGAAAAAGCAAGTGTTGAACTCTCAAAGGTTAAATTTTTCATCCATCCGACAAATGATGCTTGGGCAAGAGACCATGGACCGAGTTTTTTGCTTAATAAAGACCCCAAGATGCCCAAAGTTATCGTGGATTGGGGCTATAATGCCTGGGGTGGAAAATACCCGCCTTATGATCTAGATGATGAGATCCCTTCTTTAATTGCAAATGCCCTAAATCTTCCCTGTTACAGAGTTCCGCTTGTTATGGAAGGGGGGTCAGTTGAGTTTAATGGGGCCGGAACGCTTTTAACCACAAAAGCCTGTCTTTTAAATCCCAATAGAAATCCCGAGTTCTCCCAGGAAGAAATAGAAAATGCCTTGAGAAGTTACTACGGAGTGGAGCAAATTTTATGGCTCGAGGAAGGCATTGAAGGGGATGATACTGACGGCCACATCGATGATTTAACTCGTTTTATAAATGAGGACACAGTCGTCACTGTAATTGAAAAAGATAAAAGCCACCCTGACTATGAAATCTTAAAGCAAAATGCCAAAGCTTTAAATAAGATGAAGCTTTTAAATGACAAGCCCCTTAATGTCATTGAGATTCCCATGCCTCTTCCTTTTATCTATGAAGATCAGCACCTGCCTTGCAGCTATGCCAATTTCTATATTGGCAATAGGACGGTTATCGTCCCAATTTTTGAAGATCCGCATGATGAAAAAGCTTTAGAAATCCTATCCGGCTGTTTTAAGGATAGAGAGGTGGTCGGGCTTAATTCCAGGGATATTATTTGGGGGCTTGGCAGTTTTCACTGTCTCAGCCAGCAAGAGCCTAAAGCCTAA
- the ispG gene encoding (E)-4-hydroxy-3-methylbut-2-enyl-diphosphate synthase, with protein MSYCESIYQTKRFPTREVKVGSLGVGGNNPIRLQSMTTSNTRDVEATVDQILKLRDYGCEIVRLTVQGKKEAEAAGLIKNRLLQLNCDIPLVADIHFYPPAALLVAEFVDKVRINPGNFKDKRASFQVIEYTDAEYQEELDQIEEAFTPLVEKCKRLNRALRIGTNHGSLSDRIMNRFGDTPNGMVESALEYARIAVKNDFHSLIFSMKASNPKVMVQAYRLLVKEMKRLNWNYPLHLGVTEAGEGEDGWVKSAMGIGSLLIDGLGDTIRVSLTEDPWFEIDPCRRLASLAQSLQGKGAAFFEESARDPFASKKRVTKSIFDKEALIGVEVASPLELTQELVSLKNKAKSLSSPDFILPKSQEVNFEPNLKEAGIRWVSNQDIELILLSDLKEEKNPLQVIKPFGVLIKGDEDWEKLLSSKTPSFILWQPNEEGRVQKTRRFYEWLSQNNLVIPLYLYFDYTNCKSFEEVIIQASCECGSLLMDGIGEGIILSGPYEANSLKELSLSILQAARLRSHKTEFISCPGCGRTLFNLQQVTEKIRSLTGHLPGVKIAVMGCIVNGPGEMADADFGYVGSKTGMIDLYIGKECVEKNIEETLAPHKLVDLIKSHGKWVEPALV; from the coding sequence ATGTCCTATTGCGAATCTATTTATCAGACGAAGCGCTTTCCAACAAGAGAAGTAAAAGTAGGCTCTCTTGGCGTTGGGGGGAATAACCCCATCCGGCTCCAATCCATGACAACTTCTAACACACGCGATGTTGAAGCGACTGTCGATCAAATTTTAAAGCTAAGAGATTATGGCTGCGAAATTGTCAGGTTGACGGTTCAAGGTAAAAAGGAAGCTGAAGCTGCAGGCTTAATAAAAAATCGTCTCCTTCAACTTAACTGCGATATCCCTCTTGTTGCCGATATTCACTTCTATCCCCCGGCGGCTTTGCTTGTTGCAGAGTTTGTAGATAAAGTTCGCATCAACCCCGGGAATTTTAAAGACAAAAGAGCCTCTTTTCAAGTCATTGAATACACCGATGCTGAATATCAGGAAGAGCTTGATCAGATAGAAGAAGCTTTTACCCCGCTTGTTGAAAAGTGCAAGCGTTTAAATAGAGCGCTGAGGATAGGCACTAACCACGGATCGCTATCCGACCGTATTATGAACCGCTTTGGCGATACGCCCAACGGGATGGTGGAATCCGCTCTAGAATACGCTAGAATTGCTGTAAAAAATGACTTTCATAGTCTTATTTTTTCGATGAAAGCAAGCAACCCTAAAGTCATGGTGCAAGCGTATCGGCTCCTTGTTAAAGAAATGAAACGTCTAAACTGGAATTATCCGTTACATTTGGGCGTAACGGAAGCTGGGGAGGGAGAAGATGGCTGGGTTAAATCAGCGATGGGCATCGGATCTTTGCTTATAGATGGGCTTGGGGATACGATTAGAGTATCTTTAACAGAAGATCCTTGGTTTGAAATCGACCCTTGCCGGAGATTGGCAAGCCTAGCTCAATCGCTACAAGGAAAAGGGGCCGCATTTTTTGAAGAATCCGCAAGAGACCCTTTTGCTTCTAAAAAAAGGGTTACAAAATCCATTTTTGATAAAGAAGCTTTAATCGGGGTTGAAGTTGCTTCACCTTTAGAGCTGACGCAAGAATTAGTGAGTCTAAAAAATAAAGCCAAGTCTTTAAGTTCGCCCGATTTTATCTTGCCGAAGAGCCAAGAAGTTAACTTTGAGCCTAATTTAAAAGAAGCCGGGATTAGATGGGTATCAAATCAAGACATTGAGCTAATACTGCTATCGGATCTAAAAGAAGAAAAAAATCCTCTTCAAGTCATAAAGCCTTTTGGGGTTTTGATTAAAGGGGATGAGGATTGGGAAAAGCTATTATCCTCAAAAACGCCATCTTTTATTTTATGGCAGCCAAATGAAGAGGGGCGCGTTCAAAAGACAAGACGCTTCTATGAATGGCTTTCTCAAAATAATCTTGTTATCCCGCTCTATCTTTACTTTGATTACACGAATTGCAAATCCTTTGAAGAAGTGATCATTCAAGCGTCTTGCGAGTGCGGCAGCCTTCTAATGGATGGTATTGGGGAGGGGATTATCTTAAGCGGCCCTTATGAAGCAAATTCCCTTAAAGAATTATCCCTTAGCATTTTACAAGCTGCAAGGCTTAGGTCTCATAAAACCGAGTTTATCTCGTGTCCCGGTTGCGGCCGAACTCTTTTCAATCTTCAGCAAGTGACCGAGAAAATTCGCTCCCTCACAGGTCATCTGCCCGGCGTTAAAATTGCTGTTATGGGTTGCATCGTCAATGGACCCGGCGAAATGGCCGATGCTGACTTTGGTTATGTCGGCTCTAAAACAGGGATGATAGATCTCTACATCGGAAAAGAGTGCGTTGAAAAAAATATTGAAGAGACACTTGCGCCTCATAAACTTGTCGATTTAATTAAATCGCACGGCAAGTGGGTGGAACCGGCTCTTGTTTAA
- the speA gene encoding biosynthetic arginine decarboxylase, producing MEKPQTLKHHTQFWIHNWGQGYFDINEKGHVIVKPSRSEHSGDLYDLVQALRQREIEAPILIRFDGIIRDRVKVLYSAFDSAIEEYGYKNSYQIAYPIKVNPQKHVVDLVYEAGRKNQIGLEVGSKPELISVLAYNHPDSLLLCNGYKDAEYIELALLARKLGRRSIIIIEQLYELKLVMDAALKLNVEAEIGFRMKPYNKGSGRWGSSGGDLAKFGLSIHEIVSGINQLKAANKAHWLKLLHYHMGSQVPTIATIKKVLSEAARMYVEIAKECPSLTFFDVGGGLGVDYDGSKSSNDSSMNYSIEEYARDVVYAIGEACDRSELPQPVIISESGRALVAHHSVLITEVIDVAPTLDVVDKLDKPPTDHEILDTLYNLYNDVNVTNCEEVLHDALDLKDSILNSFIYEGMSLTERAYAEQVYKLLIAKISQVSKNLDYVPEELDTIDRSLLDVYFCNFSVFQSLPDSWAIGQVFPVIPIHRLKEEPKRRAIIADLSCDSDGKIDCFSSRIGQRYFLRLHEPNSQSYFLGIFLVGAYQEILGGMHNLFGDTNIIHADLDEDGTWEVTHIVEGDTISEVLDYVEYDSDELNERLRLAIEKSLKAGRLTNEESAKLQKKFKQALDSYTYLVV from the coding sequence ATGGAGAAACCACAAACACTCAAACATCACACGCAGTTCTGGATCCATAATTGGGGACAAGGGTATTTTGACATAAACGAAAAAGGCCATGTAATTGTCAAGCCTTCAAGAAGCGAACATTCTGGAGACCTTTACGACCTCGTTCAGGCTTTAAGGCAAAGAGAAATAGAAGCCCCGATCCTCATTCGATTTGATGGAATTATTCGTGATAGAGTGAAAGTTCTCTATTCTGCCTTTGATAGCGCAATTGAAGAATACGGATACAAAAACAGCTATCAGATCGCTTATCCTATCAAAGTAAACCCTCAAAAACATGTCGTCGATCTTGTCTATGAAGCCGGCCGAAAAAATCAAATTGGACTTGAAGTTGGCAGTAAGCCCGAACTTATTTCCGTTTTAGCTTATAATCACCCTGATAGTCTTCTTCTTTGCAATGGCTACAAAGACGCTGAATATATTGAACTTGCTCTTCTCGCAAGAAAATTAGGCCGTAGGTCTATTATTATTATCGAGCAGCTCTATGAATTAAAACTCGTGATGGACGCAGCTTTAAAGCTTAATGTAGAAGCCGAAATCGGTTTCCGCATGAAGCCCTACAACAAAGGCAGCGGAAGATGGGGCTCCTCCGGGGGCGATCTTGCGAAATTTGGCCTTAGTATCCATGAAATCGTCTCGGGGATCAATCAATTAAAAGCTGCTAATAAAGCTCACTGGCTTAAGCTTTTGCATTATCATATGGGAAGCCAGGTCCCGACGATCGCAACGATAAAAAAAGTTTTAAGTGAAGCGGCTCGCATGTACGTTGAGATTGCGAAAGAGTGCCCTTCGCTTACCTTCTTCGATGTCGGGGGCGGCCTTGGAGTTGATTATGACGGGTCAAAATCAAGCAACGACTCTTCCATGAACTATTCCATTGAAGAATACGCAAGAGATGTCGTCTATGCCATCGGCGAAGCTTGCGATCGATCTGAGCTTCCCCAGCCTGTCATTATCTCAGAGTCCGGAAGAGCGCTTGTAGCTCACCATTCTGTTTTAATTACAGAAGTGATTGATGTAGCGCCAACTCTCGATGTCGTTGATAAACTTGACAAGCCTCCAACCGATCACGAGATCTTGGACACTCTTTACAACCTCTACAACGACGTTAACGTCACGAACTGCGAAGAAGTGCTTCATGACGCACTTGATCTGAAAGACTCTATCTTGAATTCCTTTATTTATGAAGGGATGTCTTTAACAGAAAGAGCCTATGCAGAGCAAGTTTATAAGCTTCTTATTGCTAAGATTAGCCAGGTCTCGAAAAATTTAGATTATGTGCCTGAAGAGTTAGATACGATCGATCGATCCCTTTTGGATGTCTATTTTTGCAACTTCTCAGTTTTTCAATCTTTGCCGGACTCATGGGCCATTGGACAAGTGTTTCCTGTCATTCCAATCCATAGACTCAAAGAAGAACCTAAAAGACGCGCCATCATAGCCGATTTAAGCTGCGATAGCGACGGAAAAATAGACTGTTTTTCAAGCCGAATCGGTCAGCGTTATTTCCTAAGGCTCCACGAGCCAAACTCCCAAAGCTACTTTCTTGGCATCTTTTTAGTAGGGGCTTACCAGGAAATCTTAGGGGGCATGCACAATCTTTTCGGAGACACCAACATTATCCACGCAGATCTTGATGAGGATGGCACATGGGAAGTCACTCATATTGTCGAAGGAGACACTATCTCGGAAGTTCTCGATTATGTGGAATATGACTCGGATGAATTGAATGAAAGGCTTCGTTTAGCTATAGAAAAATCCTTGAAAGCCGGAAGATTAACTAATGAAGAATCTGCCAAATTACAAAAGAAATTCAAACAAGCTCTTGATAGCTATACTTACTTAGTCGTTTAA
- a CDS encoding deoxyhypusine synthase family protein, with translation MKIREFMQRNYKHFNAAVCVDASEGWIKLLEEGGKMMVTLAGAMSTAELGISLAEMIRNDKVHAISCTGANLEEDIFNLVAHNHYERVPHYRSLTKEDEMALLKKGMNRVTDTCIPEDHAIRAMEHEMLELWQEADREGKSYFPYEFMYKLLKSGKLEGKYQIDPKDSWLLAAMEKNLPIITPGWEDSTLANIFVSHVISKDLSRYSIVKSGTEQMGLMIDWYKKTAPGHPIGFFQIGGGIAGDFPICVVPLIRQDLQEDYPLWSYFCQISDSTTSFGSYSGAVPNEKITWGKISIETPSYIIESDASIVAPLVFNYVLDR, from the coding sequence ATGAAAATTCGCGAATTTATGCAACGAAACTATAAACATTTTAATGCAGCCGTATGTGTGGATGCTTCAGAAGGCTGGATTAAGCTTTTGGAAGAAGGAGGCAAGATGATGGTCACGCTAGCCGGCGCTATGAGCACGGCAGAACTTGGCATTTCTCTTGCTGAAATGATTCGAAATGATAAAGTTCATGCGATTAGCTGCACAGGAGCTAATCTTGAAGAAGATATCTTTAATTTAGTCGCTCACAATCACTATGAAAGGGTTCCACATTATAGAAGCTTGACTAAAGAAGACGAGATGGCTCTCTTAAAAAAGGGAATGAACAGAGTTACTGATACTTGTATCCCGGAAGATCATGCGATTCGGGCCATGGAGCATGAAATGCTAGAGCTATGGCAGGAAGCGGATAGAGAGGGCAAAAGCTATTTTCCCTATGAGTTTATGTATAAACTCTTAAAATCAGGGAAGTTGGAAGGCAAGTATCAAATCGACCCTAAAGACTCATGGCTTCTTGCGGCAATGGAAAAAAACCTCCCTATCATAACGCCTGGATGGGAAGATTCTACTTTAGCAAATATTTTTGTCTCGCATGTGATTTCTAAAGATTTAAGCCGCTATTCTATTGTCAAATCCGGCACCGAACAGATGGGTCTTATGATCGATTGGTATAAAAAAACGGCTCCAGGCCATCCTATCGGGTTCTTCCAAATTGGAGGGGGTATCGCAGGGGATTTTCCAATTTGCGTTGTGCCGCTGATTCGTCAGGATTTGCAAGAAGATTACCCTCTTTGGAGCTATTTTTGCCAAATTAGCGACAGCACGACTTCCTTTGGATCTTATAGCGGAGCGGTTCCTAACGAAAAAATTACATGGGGAAAAATTTCTATTGAAACCCCAAGCTACATTATCGAATCGGATGCTTCGATTGTTGCCCCCCTTGTTTTCAACTACGTTCTTGACCGTTAA
- a CDS encoding glycosyltransferase, giving the protein MDLIEEHCRYRCKEPLFDKGIVTGCNQTLEWMLPWWYDHVRKQSSLPICFCDFGLSEKGRAWCEDKGLVIQTLPPIEILKNRVSVPDYYQAEKLSFTELIIFQKKRIVWFSKPFALLATPFNHSVWLDIDCEVKKDISYFFDYLEKNQSLSLSSSPDYKIKQKIERDKMLNPNSRAYNSGVIPFHFKNDIIRKWALASCQYEGAFLGDQDILNRVINDLNVEVIELPREYNWRVLHWGKNPEAVILHWSGATKAEIKNQILVNPKWKTLFPKRIDS; this is encoded by the coding sequence ATGGACCTAATTGAAGAGCATTGCCGCTATCGGTGTAAAGAGCCCCTATTTGACAAAGGGATCGTCACCGGTTGCAACCAAACCCTAGAATGGATGCTTCCTTGGTGGTACGATCATGTCAGAAAACAGAGTTCTCTGCCGATTTGCTTTTGCGATTTTGGACTTTCCGAAAAGGGAAGGGCTTGGTGTGAAGATAAGGGCCTTGTGATACAAACTCTGCCGCCTATTGAGATTCTAAAAAATAGAGTTTCTGTCCCGGATTATTATCAAGCAGAGAAACTCTCTTTTACCGAACTTATTATTTTTCAAAAAAAGAGAATCGTTTGGTTTAGTAAACCTTTTGCACTTTTAGCCACTCCCTTTAATCATTCTGTTTGGCTGGATATTGATTGCGAGGTTAAAAAAGATATTAGTTATTTTTTCGATTATTTAGAAAAAAATCAAAGCCTAAGCCTTTCCTCCTCTCCTGATTATAAAATTAAACAAAAAATCGAGAGGGATAAAATGTTAAATCCCAATTCAAGAGCTTATAACTCGGGGGTTATCCCCTTTCACTTTAAAAACGATATCATAAGAAAGTGGGCTCTTGCTTCTTGTCAATATGAGGGGGCTTTTCTTGGAGATCAAGATATATTAAACCGGGTAATAAATGATCTTAATGTCGAAGTGATTGAGCTACCGCGAGAATACAATTGGAGAGTGCTTCACTGGGGAAAAAATCCGGAAGCGGTCATCCTTCATTGGTCGGGAGCCACCAAAGCTGAGATCAAAAATCAAATCTTAGTTAATCCAAAATGGAAGACGCTTTTCCCAAAAAGAATAGATTCTTAA